From the genome of Pirellulaceae bacterium:
CGCGGGACAATCGTATCGCCACCAGCTTGCCCGACTCGATTACAAACTCGACCGGCTGAGCGAACCACTCGAAGTGCACGCCATCGGATTTTGCCAGTTCGTATTCGTACGCATAAGCAGGCATATCTTCCCAGGAACGTCGATAGGCAATGGTCACGCGCTGAGCTCCCAACCGCACGGCGGCTGTGGCCACATCAATGGCGGTATTGCCGCATCCCAGCACCACTACATGTTGACCTACCTGACAATCGGCAAAGCCGGTGGGTTGGTGCATTTGGTAGATGAACTCCAGAGCTTCCCAAACGCCCGGACTGTCTTCGCCTGGAATTTCAAGTCGTTGTGTGCTGCCCAAGCCAAGTCCCAAAAATACAGCGTCAAAGTCAGCCAGCAGCTTCCGGAGAGTGGCACCATCGATAGCTTGACCGAGTCGCAATTCAACGCCCATGTCGAGGATCGGCTGGATTTCTGCGAGCGAGAACTGGCGAGTCAATTTGTAGGCTGCGATCCCCAGCGTGTTGAGTCCTCCGGGGACATCGCGGGCTTCGAACACCACCGCCTCGTGTCCAGCCCTCCGCAGCTCGTGAGCGCAAGACAATCCGGCTGGTCCCGCTCCGACAATGGCGACTCGTCGTCCAGTAGGCGGACCGGGCTGGAAAAATCGCAAACCACGATCCAACGCGAAGTCGGTGGCATAGCGCTGCAAGCGGCCAATTTGAATCGGGGCCCCCGCGCGGGCGCGATCTACACAGGCGCCCTCGCACAGCACTTCCGTTGGGCAGGCCCGGGCGCACGAACCGCCAAAGATGTTGGCATCCAAGATGGTTTGTGCCGCACCAGCCACATTGTGATGCAGAATCTGCCGTATGAACCGGGGGACGTCGATGTGCGTGGGGCAAGCTCGCGTGCAGGGCGCGTCGAAGCAGTACAAACAGCCAGCCGCCTCGACGATAGCCTGATCGGCCGTATAGTTGGGATGCAGATCGGCAAAGTTTTCCGCCAATTGTTCGGCTGTTAGTGGAGTTCGATTCATGATGTTCTTGTTCACGATTATCAACTAAATCCGCACCATCTTAGGCAAGCGGTCAAGTGAGTATACCAGTTGCCACCGCACCAGACGGAGGCGAACTGAGGTTCCACCCTCCGGCGAGGGCAGCTATACACGATAGCTTCAAATGCGTGGCTCGCCTTAGCTCATCCAATTTGACCGATGCTTGTCGGTCCACTTCGTAGTGATCTTCTTAGTCTTGCTCCAGAATTCAAAGCAGCCCTGGCCGGTAAGGTCACCTTGGCCAAACGAACTAGCATTCCAACCCCCAAACGGAAACGGTTCGCGCGGCACTGGTACTCCCACATTGACACCCACCATGCCGGCACTTGCCCGCTGACAAAAATAATCGGCAACTTCGCCCGAAGAGGTGTAAACGGCGGCTGCATTGCCATACGGATTCTGGTTTTCGATTCTC
Proteins encoded in this window:
- a CDS encoding NAD(P)-dependent oxidoreductase — its product is MNRTPLTAEQLAENFADLHPNYTADQAIVEAAGCLYCFDAPCTRACPTHIDVPRFIRQILHHNVAGAAQTILDANIFGGSCARACPTEVLCEGACVDRARAGAPIQIGRLQRYATDFALDRGLRFFQPGPPTGRRVAIVGAGPAGLSCAHELRRAGHEAVVFEARDVPGGLNTLGIAAYKLTRQFSLAEIQPILDMGVELRLGQAIDGATLRKLLADFDAVFLGLGLGSTQRLEIPGEDSPGVWEALEFIYQMHQPTGFADCQVGQHVVVLGCGNTAIDVATAAVRLGAQRVTIAYRRSWEDMPAYAYEYELAKSDGVHFEWFAQPVEFVIESGKLVAIRLSRAGTNDAGGKANDVFELPCDMVVKALGQSPIVDLLAQFQPAAIDRGRVLVDPQTLATPIPGLYAGGDCVSRGAEIVNAVEQGKQAARAIHRSLAAKE